DNA from Corynebacterium aurimucosum ATCC 700975:
GCAAACGTGGCAGTAATGGGGGCGGGCTCGTGGGGAACCACGCTGGCGAAAGTCTTTGCTGACGCCGGTAACGATGTCCGCTTGTGGGCGCGCCGCGAGGAATTGGCGGAAGCCATCAACACGCGCCACGAGAATCCGGATTACCTCCCAGAACTCCCGCTCCCTGAGTCGATTAAGGCCTCCACAGATCCGGCAACAGCGCTGCAGTCCGCGGACATTGTCATCTTCGGTGTTCCTTCCCAGACGCTGCGCGGAAACCTGGAAAAGTGGGCGCCGCTCTTGCCGGAAGAAGCGACTTTGGTATCGATCTCTAAAGGCGTGGAGAAGGCCACTCTCAACTTGATGAGCGAAGTTATCGCGGACGCCGCCGGCGTCTCCTCCGACCGCATCGCGGTCCTCTCTGGGCCCAACCTGGCCAAGGAGGTGGCTCAGGAACAACCAGCAGCCACGGTGATTGCCTGCAGCGATGCTGCCCGTGCCGAGGCCGTGCAACATGCCGCCGCAGCACCGTATTTTCGCCCCTATACAAACACCGATGTCATCGGCGCGGAGATCGGCGGCGCCTGCAAAAACGTGATTGCGCTTGCCTGCGGCATGGCGGCGGGTAAGGGTTTGGGCAACAACACCATGGCCACCATCATCACGCGCGGGCTCGCGGAGATTACCCGCCTAGGGGTGAAGCTGGGAGCGGACCCGTTCACCTTCTCGGGCCTTGCCGGCATGGGAGACCTCGTGGCGACGTGCAGCTCGACGTTGTCACGTAACCGCACCTTTGGGTATCGCCTCGGCCAGGGTGGCACGCTGGAAGAAGCAACTGCCGCCACCAACGGCCAGGTCGCGGAAGGCGTTATCTCATCTGATTCAATCTTCCGGTTGGCGCAGCGCGCAGACGTAGAGATGCCGATTACCCAAGCGGTCTACGGTGTGTGCCATCGCGGGGTGACTGTCGACGACATGATTGTTGCTCTGATGGGTCGCACCAAGAAAGCTGAGTAAAGCCGAGTAAAGTTGCTCGGTATGACTGAAGCGAAACCTGTGCGCGTTGCCGTTGTATACGGCGGTCGCAGCTCCGAGCATTCGGTGTCGTGCATTTCCGCCGGCGCCATCATGGAGCACCTTGATCCGGAAAAATATGAAGTCGTGCCCATCGGCATTACGCGGGAAGGCACCTGGACGCAGGGCAACCGCGCGGGGCTCAACATTGTTGACGGGCGCCTGCCCGAAGTAGAACTCCACGATGAGCTGGCGTTATCCCTCAACCCTGCCACGCGTGGGCGTATCCACAATGTCACCCGCCACGAGCACTACACAGAGGTCGATGTCATCGTCCCAGTGCTGCACGGCCCCTATGGGGAAGACGGCACAGTGCAGGGCCTCTTTGAGCTTTCCGGAATTCCCTACGTCGGCGCAGGCGTATTGGCTTCGGCTGTGGGAATGGACAAGGAGTTCACCAAGAAGCTTCTGGTCGCGGAAGGCCTTCCGGTAGCGCCGCAAGAAGTACTCACTGGGGAAGCCACGCTTGACGACCTCCAAAAGGAACGCCTTGGTCTGCCCGTCTTTGTGAAGCCGGCGCGGGGCGGATCCTCCATTGGCGTGTCCAAGGTCTCCGCGTGGGAAGACCTTGAAGCAGCACTAACCCTGGCCTATGAATCCGATGACAAGGTTCTCATCGAGCCAGAAATCAGCGGCGCCGAGGTGGAGGTGGGAGTTCTCGAACGCCCAGACGGCAGCCTCCAGGCCTCTGTCCCTGCCAAGATCCTGGGCACCACGGAGTCTGAGGAAGGCTTTTATGATTTCGATGCCAAGTACATCGACGAGGGCGTCTCGGCAGCAATTCCCGCCCCGTTGAGTGAGGAGCTGACTGCCGAACTTCGACAGCGCGCTATTGAGGCTTTCCGGGCGCTGGGTGCCTCGGGCCTATCGCGCGTGGATTTCTTCGTCAGTGATTATTCCTACTGCATCAACGAGGTGAATACCTTCCCCGGCTTCACCCCGATTTCTATGTACCCCCAGGTCTTTGCTGCGGTAGGGGTAGGTTATGCCGAGTTGCTCGACACCCTTATTCAGACCGCCCTCGCGCGTTCCTAGGGTGACGATGTAGGCCGCGCTTCCGACTCCTACTGGGAGGGGGTGGCTGCCACGAGGGCGTCGCTAAGCCGCACCAGCGCGGAATTCGCAGCATCCTGCGGGGCAGACAACGCGAGGTCCTCCGCCCGGCCGAGCGCGAACCATGTGCCGGCCGTGGTGCCCTCCGCGAGCGTGGTGTCCTCGAACCACGGCACGTCATTAACCTGCTGGAGCTGAACACCTGCGCGGTAGTTCTCCGGAGAGGCCACGCCGCAGCGCACAACAATCTCTTCCTGACCCGGCGCGCTATACACCCAGGTGTTCTTATCGCCCACATCCGTGCGGCGCTCATAGCCCTCCGCAAGTGTTTCCGGCAGCGCCTTTTCTAGCGCGGGACACATGGAATCCGGCCCTGCCTGTAGCTGCGATAGCGGCGCTGGATTGGCCTTCTGAGACTTCTTTTCTAGTTGCTTGAAGGCTTCTTTTAGCCCCTCCGGAGCGTCATCTTGGGCGTCCTCCGAGGAGGTTGTCACTGCGATGGCGGGGGTGTGCTTCGTGCTGTACCACGTTGTGAGGTTGGAGCCGGGGGTGGCGTCGATGACCTGTAGCCACGATTCGCCGTCGGACTCGACGGTGCGCGA
Protein-coding regions in this window:
- a CDS encoding NAD(P)H-dependent glycerol-3-phosphate dehydrogenase; translation: MANVAVMGAGSWGTTLAKVFADAGNDVRLWARREELAEAINTRHENPDYLPELPLPESIKASTDPATALQSADIVIFGVPSQTLRGNLEKWAPLLPEEATLVSISKGVEKATLNLMSEVIADAAGVSSDRIAVLSGPNLAKEVAQEQPAATVIACSDAARAEAVQHAAAAPYFRPYTNTDVIGAEIGGACKNVIALACGMAAGKGLGNNTMATIITRGLAEITRLGVKLGADPFTFSGLAGMGDLVATCSSTLSRNRTFGYRLGQGGTLEEATAATNGQVAEGVISSDSIFRLAQRADVEMPITQAVYGVCHRGVTVDDMIVALMGRTKKAE
- a CDS encoding D-alanine--D-alanine ligase family protein; its protein translation is MTEAKPVRVAVVYGGRSSEHSVSCISAGAIMEHLDPEKYEVVPIGITREGTWTQGNRAGLNIVDGRLPEVELHDELALSLNPATRGRIHNVTRHEHYTEVDVIVPVLHGPYGEDGTVQGLFELSGIPYVGAGVLASAVGMDKEFTKKLLVAEGLPVAPQEVLTGEATLDDLQKERLGLPVFVKPARGGSSIGVSKVSAWEDLEAALTLAYESDDKVLIEPEISGAEVEVGVLERPDGSLQASVPAKILGTTESEEGFYDFDAKYIDEGVSAAIPAPLSEELTAELRQRAIEAFRALGASGLSRVDFFVSDYSYCINEVNTFPGFTPISMYPQVFAAVGVGYAELLDTLIQTALARS
- a CDS encoding DUF3515 domain-containing protein, producing the protein MDTQFNRTAIYISLGISIAMVFAVIFGAKYVFTSAAQQPVALPPTPSEAADSPECAAVVDALPDKLMGYPRVDLVDPAPAGAAAWAQSSEDKVTLRCGVDLPQQFTDYSRTVESDGESWLQVIDATPGSNLTTWYSTKHTPAIAVTTSSEDAQDDAPEGLKEAFKQLEKKSQKANPAPLSQLQAGPDSMCPALEKALPETLAEGYERRTDVGDKNTWVYSAPGQEEIVVRCGVASPENYRAGVQLQQVNDVPWFEDTTLAEGTTAGTWFALGRAEDLALSAPQDAANSALVRLSDALVAATPSQ